One Buteo buteo chromosome 32, bButBut1.hap1.1, whole genome shotgun sequence DNA segment encodes these proteins:
- the LOC142026305 gene encoding uncharacterized protein LOC142026305, whose translation MDVARWRAFPAPGLNPGLNPSWHPRETNRETVQKEAFQKGSRHAVPVSDEEREAMQETGMPGADAGRRSEAAGHELLHKYYIPVSAVALAVVLSGLVGSCIVISRLRKRDPRSQGDEAALGQADTDSAWKSEDPTRDKGKAESGEGTRKVEVAQENGTFNISSSPSPRPFVADLMQLYRSVSADPSPLPACPSCSFTDDTSSLDTSISLDSPQPNPFWCPCHQFQQGYCTSEDESF comes from the exons ATGG ATGTGGCCAGATGGAGGGCTTTTCCAGCTCCTGGTCTGAATCCTGGGCTGAATCCCAGCTGGCATCCCAGGG AGACCAACCGTGAGACTGTGCAGAAGGAGGCCTTTCAGAAGGGAAGCAGGCACGCTGTGCCAGTCTCTGATGAAGAAAGAGAGGCAATGCAAGAGACTGGCATGCCAG GGGCAGATGCTGGGAGAAGGTCTGAGGCTGCTGGTCACGAATTGCTGCACAAGTACTATATCCCAGTGTCCGCAGTAGCCTTGGCTGTGGTGCTGTCTGGGCTAGTTGGATCTTGCATAGTCATTTCACGGCTGAGGAAGAGAGACCC AAGGAGCCAGGGAGATGAAGCAGCACTGGGACAAGCTGATACCGACTCTGCCTGGAAAAGTGAAGACCCAACTAGAGATAAAGGCAAAGCAGAGTCAGGAGAAGGAACAAGAAAAGTTGAGGTTGCTCAAGAAAATGGGACTTTCAACATCAGCTCCAGCCCATCACCACGGCCTTTTGTGGCAGACCTCATGCAGCTGTACAGGAGCGTGAGCGCAGACCCCTCACCTCTGCCCGCTtgtcccagctgctctttcaCCGACGATACCTCTTCACTGGACACTTCGATTTCTCTCGACTCACCTCAGCCTAACCCCTTCTGGTGTCCCTGTCACCAGTTCCAACAGGGATACTGTACCTCAGAAGATGAGTCTTTttag